The proteins below come from a single Chelmon rostratus isolate fCheRos1 chromosome 10, fCheRos1.pri, whole genome shotgun sequence genomic window:
- the kif1b gene encoding kinesin-like protein KIF1B isoform X9, translating to MSGASVKVAVRVRPFNSREMSKDSKCIIQMQGNTTTITNPKAPKEPAKTFSFDYSYWSHTTPEDPSFASQNLVYNDIGKEMLAHAFEGYNVCIFAYGQTGAGKSYTMMGKQEEGQEGIIPMLCEDLFEKINEDSNKEELSYSVEVSYMEIYCERVRDLLNPKNKGNLRVREHPLMGPYVEDLSKLAVTSYTDIADLMDAGNKARTVAATNMNETSSRSHAVFTIVFTQRKHDSETDLSTEKVSKISLVDLAGSERADSTGAKGTRLKEGANINKSLTTLGKVISALAEVSKKKKKTDFIPYRDSVLTWLLRENLGGNSRTAMVAALSPADINYDETLSTLRYADRAKNIKCNAVINEDPNNKLVRDLKDEVARLKELLRAQGLGDILDTPIGSLTASPSSGSLCSQVGLQSVTSIQERIMSTPGGEEAIERLKESEKIIAELNETWEEKLRKTEAIRMEREALLAEMGVAIREDGGTLGVFSPKKTPHLVNLNEDPLMSECLLYYIKDGITRVGQADAERRQDIVLSGAHIKEEHCIFRSERNANGDVIVMLVPCEGSETYVNGKRVEDSIQLRSGNRIIMGKNHVFRFNHPEQARAEREKTPSAETPVEPVDWTFAQRELLEKQGIDMKQEMEKRLTEMEILYKKEKEEADQLLEQQRLDGDSDSGDDSDKRSCEESWRLITSLREKLPPSKLQTIVKKCGLPSSGKRREPVKMYQIPQRRRITKDSKWVTISDLKIQAVKEICYEVALNDFRHTRQEIEALAIVKMKELCASYSKKDPNERDSWRAVARDVWDTVGVGDERIEDVITNGSRSGGAVMDDLKVHIDKLEDILHEVKKQNNMKDEEIRALRNKMVKMEKVLPLITPEGQEKPPSVATSSSAAITPSPREAKPPVPPKSEGEDVDSQTGESAGDDSTLRRGSHMRWMRQEQLRLKNLQQQEISKQLRRNTGPHRFIPPEDRKLRFPFKSNPKHRNSWSPGTHIIITDEQVIELKVPKEAVEEEGENQAEEGVQSREQMAASVIHITPPLQSPSVQHRSKDLEQGLSQSHRHNYRNNQHQQPHERGRSNSFNHRQRPSGSMESLQQSESNRRHTQAYYQPRHHQNQPAHPQPHHQQHPCHYNSMMYTDGRFSGYQQYHHTDHANHPSNFQAPPRMRRQMSAPNLKASRETTV from the exons CTATTACCAACCCCAAAGCCCCAAAGGAACCAGCAAAGACCTTCAGTTTTGATTACTCCTACTGGTCACACACTACG CCGGAAGACCCCAGCTTTGCGTCACAGAACCTTGTATACAATGATATTGGCAAGGAAATGCTGGCACATGCTTTTGAGGGCTACAACGTCTGCATCTTTGCTTATGGCCAGACAGGAGCTGGCAAATCCTATACTATGATGGGCAAGCAGGAGGAGGGCCAGGAAGGAATCATTCCTATG CTCTGTGAAGATCTGTTTGAGAAAATCAATGAGGACAGTAACAAAGAGGAGCTCTCCTATTCAGTAGAG GTCAGTTACATGGAGATCTACTGTGAGAGGGTGCGAGATCTGCTCAACCCTAAGAACAAAGGGAACCTGCGAGTGCGAGAACACCCGCTAATGGGCCCCTATGTGGAGGACCTGTCCAAGTTAGCTGTCACCTCCTACACAGACATCGCTGATCTAATGGATGCAGGCAACAAGGCCAG AACTGTGGCTGCCACCAACATGAACGAGACCAGCAGCAGGTCCCATGCTGTTTTCACTATCGTCTTCACACAGAGGAAGCATGACAGCGAAACAGACCTCTCCACAGAAAAG GTCAGTAAAATTAGTCTGGTAGACTTGGCAGGGAGTGAACGAGCAGATTCCACTGGGGCCAAAGGTACCAGGCTAAAG GAGGGAGCAAACATCAACAAATCTCTCACCACGTTAGGAAAGGTTATCTCTGCCTTAGCTGAAGTG agcaagaagaagaagaagactgacTTCATCCCCTACAGAGACTCTGTTCTGACATGGTTGCTGAGGGAGAACCTTG GTGGAAACTCAAGAACAGCCATGGTAGCTGCCCTGAGTCCTGCAGACATCAACTATGATGAAACTCTCAGCACACTCCG CTACGCTGACCGAGCTAAGAACATCAAATGCAATGCTGTTATCAATGAGGATCCCAACAATAAGCTGGTGCGTGACCTGAAGGATGAAGTGGCTCGACTGAAGGAACTGCTCCGTGCCCAGGGCCTGGGAGACATCCTCGACA CCCCTATTGGTTCCCTGACAGCCTCTCCATCCTCTGGCTCACTGTGCAGCCAGGTGGGCCTTCAGTCGGTCACCAGCATCCAGGAGCGTATCATGTCCACgcctggaggagaggaggctaTCGAAAGACTCAAG GAATCAGAAAAGATCATTGCTGAGCTCAATGAAACCTGGGAAGAAAAACTGCGAAAGACTGAAGCAATCCGAATGGAGAG GGAGGCCCTGCTTGCAGAGATGGGTGTGGCAATCCGTGAAGATGGAGGCACTTTGGGAGTCTTCTCTCCTAAAAAG ACTCCCCACCTGGTTAACCTGAATGAGGATCCTCTCATGTCAGAGTGTCTGCTCTACTACATCAAAGACGGAATTACAAG GGTGGGTCAGGCTGATGCTGAAAGACGACAGGACATTGTTTTAAGTGGGGCTCATATCAAGGAAGAGCACTGCATCTTCCGCAGCGAGAGGAATGCCAATGGAGATG TTATCGTCATGCTGGTGCCCTGTGAGGGATCAGAGACCTACGTCAACGGCAAACGTGTTGAGGATTCAATCCAGCTTCGTTCAG GTAATCGTATCATTATGGGAAAGAACCACGTGTTCCGGTTCAACCACCCAGAACAGGCCAGAGCTGAAAGGGAGAAGACACCATCTGCCGAAACCCCTGTTGAGCCGGTGGATTGGACCTTTGCTCAGAGAGAGCTTCTGGAGAAGCAGGGCATTGACATGAAGCAGGAGATGGAGAAACG GCTCACTGAGATGGAAATCTTGtacaaaaaggagaaagaagaagcGGACCAACTTTTGGAGCAACAGCGACTG GATGGAGACTCTGATAGTGGCGATGACTCTGATAAGAGGTCTTGTGAAGAAAGCTGGAGACTGATCACTTCCTTGAGGGAAAAGCTGCCCCCCAGCAAGCTACAAACCATAGTGAAAAAGTGTGGATTACCCAGCAGTGGGAAGAGACGAGAGCCAGTTAAAATGTACCAGATCCCTCAGCGACGCCGCATCACCAAGGACTCCAAGTGGGTGACCATATCTGACCTAAAGATCCAGGCAGTCAAAGAAATCTGTTATGAAGTGGCGCTCAATGACTTCCGCCACACACGGCAGGAAATTGAGGCACTGGCTATTGTGAAGATGAAGGAGCTCTGTGCAAGCTACAGCAAGAAGGACCCCAACGAGCGGGACTCGTGGAGAGCGGTGGCTCGGGATGTTTGGGACACTGTAGGGGTTGGTGATGAGCGCATTGAGGATGTCATTACCAATGGCTCTCGATCAGGAGGGGCTGTCATGGATGACCTAAAAGTGCACATAGATAAACTTGAGGACATCTTACATGAGGTGAAGAAACAGAATAACATGAAGGACGAGGAGATCAGAGCTCTCAGGAACAAGATGGTTAAAATGGAAAAGGtccttccactcatcacccCAGAGGGCCAAGAAAAGCCTCCCAGCGTAGCCACCTCTTCCAGTGCTGCCATAACCCCAAGCCCTCGAGAAGCAAAACCTCCTGTTCCCCCAAAGTCTGAAGGAGAAGATGTAGATTCACAAACAGGCGAAAGTGCAGGAGATGACTCAACCCTAAGGCGAGGAAGCCACATGCGCTGGATGCGTCAAGAGCAGTTACGCCTGAAGAACCTACAGCAACAAGAGATCTCCAAGCAGCTCCGCCGAAATACCGGACCACATCGCTTTATTCCTCCAGAAGACCGCAAGCTACGCTTCCCTTTCAAAAGTAACCCTAAGCACCGCAACTCATGGAGCCCTGGTACTCATATCATAATCACAGATGAGCAGGTCATTGAGCTAAAGGTGCCGAAAGAAGCTgtagaggaagaaggagaaaaccAGGCTGAAGAAGGAGTACAGTCTAGAGAACAGATGGCTGCTTCAGTTATCCACATCACCCCCCCATTGCAAAGCCCATCGGTCCAGCACAGGAGCAAAGACTTGGAGCAAGGTTTAAGCCAGAGTCACAGACATAACTATAGAAACAACCAACATCAGCAGCCCCACGAACGAGGCCGCAGCAACTCTTTTAATCACCGCCAGCGGCCCTCTGGTTCCATGgagtcactgcagcagtctgaaaGCAACAGGAGGCATACGCAGGCCTACTATCAGCCCCGCCACCATCAGAACCAGCCAGCACATCCCCAACCACACCATCAACAACACCCTTGCCACTATAATAGCATGATGTATACAGATGGCAGATTCAGCGGCTATCAGCAGTACCATCACACTGACCACGCCAATCATCCAAGCAACTTTCAGGCACCTCCGCGCATGCGCAGGCAAATGTCTGCTCCGAACCTAAAAGCCAGCAGAGAGACGACAGTCTGA
- the kif1b gene encoding kinesin-like protein KIF1B isoform X8 — translation MSGASVKVAVRVRPFNSREMSKDSKCIIQMQGNTTTITNPKAPKEPAKTFSFDYSYWSHTTPEDPSFASQNLVYNDIGKEMLAHAFEGYNVCIFAYGQTGAGKSYTMMGKQEEGQEGIIPMLCEDLFEKINEDSNKEELSYSVEVSYMEIYCERVRDLLNPKNKGNLRVREHPLMGPYVEDLSKLAVTSYTDIADLMDAGNKARTVAATNMNETSSRSHAVFTIVFTQRKHDSETDLSTEKVSKISLVDLAGSERADSTGAKGTRLKEGANINKSLTTLGKVISALAEVSKKKKKTDFIPYRDSVLTWLLRENLGGNSRTAMVAALSPADINYDETLSTLRYADRAKNIKCNAVINEDPNNKLVRDLKDEVARLKELLRAQGLGDILDIDPMGDDCPGSGIKSPIGSLTASPSSGSLCSQVGLQSVTSIQERIMSTPGGEEAIERLKESEKIIAELNETWEEKLRKTEAIRMEREALLAEMGVAIREDGGTLGVFSPKKTPHLVNLNEDPLMSECLLYYIKDGITRVGQADAERRQDIVLSGAHIKEEHCIFRSERNANGDVIVMLVPCEGSETYVNGKRVEDSIQLRSGNRIIMGKNHVFRFNHPEQARAEREKTPSAETPVEPVDWTFAQRELLEKQGIDMKQEMEKRLTEMEILYKKEKEEADQLLEQQRLDGDSDSGDDSDKRSCEESWRLITSLREKLPPSKLQTIVKKCGLPSSGKRREPVKMYQIPQRRRITKDSKWVTISDLKIQAVKEICYEVALNDFRHTRQEIEALAIVKMKELCASYSKKDPNERDSWRAVARDVWDTVGVGDERIEDVITNGSRSGGAVMDDLKVHIDKLEDILHEVKKQNNMKDEEIRALRNKMVKMEKVLPLITPEGQEKPPSVATSSSAAITPSPREAKPPVPPKSEGEDVDSQTGESAGDDSTLRRGSHMRWMRQEQLRLKNLQQQEISKQLRRNTGPHRFIPPEDRKLRFPFKSNPKHRNSWSPGTHIIITDEQVIELKVPKEAVEEEGENQAEEGVQSREQMAASVIHITPPLQSPSVQHRSKDLEQGLSQSHRHNYRNNQHQQPHERGRSNSFNHRQRPSGSMESLQQSESNRRHTQAYYQPRHHQNQPAHPQPHHQQHPCHYNSMMYTDGRFSGYQQYHHTDHANHPSNFQAPPRMRRQMSAPNLKASRETTV, via the exons CTATTACCAACCCCAAAGCCCCAAAGGAACCAGCAAAGACCTTCAGTTTTGATTACTCCTACTGGTCACACACTACG CCGGAAGACCCCAGCTTTGCGTCACAGAACCTTGTATACAATGATATTGGCAAGGAAATGCTGGCACATGCTTTTGAGGGCTACAACGTCTGCATCTTTGCTTATGGCCAGACAGGAGCTGGCAAATCCTATACTATGATGGGCAAGCAGGAGGAGGGCCAGGAAGGAATCATTCCTATG CTCTGTGAAGATCTGTTTGAGAAAATCAATGAGGACAGTAACAAAGAGGAGCTCTCCTATTCAGTAGAG GTCAGTTACATGGAGATCTACTGTGAGAGGGTGCGAGATCTGCTCAACCCTAAGAACAAAGGGAACCTGCGAGTGCGAGAACACCCGCTAATGGGCCCCTATGTGGAGGACCTGTCCAAGTTAGCTGTCACCTCCTACACAGACATCGCTGATCTAATGGATGCAGGCAACAAGGCCAG AACTGTGGCTGCCACCAACATGAACGAGACCAGCAGCAGGTCCCATGCTGTTTTCACTATCGTCTTCACACAGAGGAAGCATGACAGCGAAACAGACCTCTCCACAGAAAAG GTCAGTAAAATTAGTCTGGTAGACTTGGCAGGGAGTGAACGAGCAGATTCCACTGGGGCCAAAGGTACCAGGCTAAAG GAGGGAGCAAACATCAACAAATCTCTCACCACGTTAGGAAAGGTTATCTCTGCCTTAGCTGAAGTG agcaagaagaagaagaagactgacTTCATCCCCTACAGAGACTCTGTTCTGACATGGTTGCTGAGGGAGAACCTTG GTGGAAACTCAAGAACAGCCATGGTAGCTGCCCTGAGTCCTGCAGACATCAACTATGATGAAACTCTCAGCACACTCCG CTACGCTGACCGAGCTAAGAACATCAAATGCAATGCTGTTATCAATGAGGATCCCAACAATAAGCTGGTGCGTGACCTGAAGGATGAAGTGGCTCGACTGAAGGAACTGCTCCGTGCCCAGGGCCTGGGAGACATCCTCGACA TTGATCCTATGGGGGATGATTGCCCAGGAAGTGGAAtcaaat CCCCTATTGGTTCCCTGACAGCCTCTCCATCCTCTGGCTCACTGTGCAGCCAGGTGGGCCTTCAGTCGGTCACCAGCATCCAGGAGCGTATCATGTCCACgcctggaggagaggaggctaTCGAAAGACTCAAG GAATCAGAAAAGATCATTGCTGAGCTCAATGAAACCTGGGAAGAAAAACTGCGAAAGACTGAAGCAATCCGAATGGAGAG GGAGGCCCTGCTTGCAGAGATGGGTGTGGCAATCCGTGAAGATGGAGGCACTTTGGGAGTCTTCTCTCCTAAAAAG ACTCCCCACCTGGTTAACCTGAATGAGGATCCTCTCATGTCAGAGTGTCTGCTCTACTACATCAAAGACGGAATTACAAG GGTGGGTCAGGCTGATGCTGAAAGACGACAGGACATTGTTTTAAGTGGGGCTCATATCAAGGAAGAGCACTGCATCTTCCGCAGCGAGAGGAATGCCAATGGAGATG TTATCGTCATGCTGGTGCCCTGTGAGGGATCAGAGACCTACGTCAACGGCAAACGTGTTGAGGATTCAATCCAGCTTCGTTCAG GTAATCGTATCATTATGGGAAAGAACCACGTGTTCCGGTTCAACCACCCAGAACAGGCCAGAGCTGAAAGGGAGAAGACACCATCTGCCGAAACCCCTGTTGAGCCGGTGGATTGGACCTTTGCTCAGAGAGAGCTTCTGGAGAAGCAGGGCATTGACATGAAGCAGGAGATGGAGAAACG GCTCACTGAGATGGAAATCTTGtacaaaaaggagaaagaagaagcGGACCAACTTTTGGAGCAACAGCGACTG GATGGAGACTCTGATAGTGGCGATGACTCTGATAAGAGGTCTTGTGAAGAAAGCTGGAGACTGATCACTTCCTTGAGGGAAAAGCTGCCCCCCAGCAAGCTACAAACCATAGTGAAAAAGTGTGGATTACCCAGCAGTGGGAAGAGACGAGAGCCAGTTAAAATGTACCAGATCCCTCAGCGACGCCGCATCACCAAGGACTCCAAGTGGGTGACCATATCTGACCTAAAGATCCAGGCAGTCAAAGAAATCTGTTATGAAGTGGCGCTCAATGACTTCCGCCACACACGGCAGGAAATTGAGGCACTGGCTATTGTGAAGATGAAGGAGCTCTGTGCAAGCTACAGCAAGAAGGACCCCAACGAGCGGGACTCGTGGAGAGCGGTGGCTCGGGATGTTTGGGACACTGTAGGGGTTGGTGATGAGCGCATTGAGGATGTCATTACCAATGGCTCTCGATCAGGAGGGGCTGTCATGGATGACCTAAAAGTGCACATAGATAAACTTGAGGACATCTTACATGAGGTGAAGAAACAGAATAACATGAAGGACGAGGAGATCAGAGCTCTCAGGAACAAGATGGTTAAAATGGAAAAGGtccttccactcatcacccCAGAGGGCCAAGAAAAGCCTCCCAGCGTAGCCACCTCTTCCAGTGCTGCCATAACCCCAAGCCCTCGAGAAGCAAAACCTCCTGTTCCCCCAAAGTCTGAAGGAGAAGATGTAGATTCACAAACAGGCGAAAGTGCAGGAGATGACTCAACCCTAAGGCGAGGAAGCCACATGCGCTGGATGCGTCAAGAGCAGTTACGCCTGAAGAACCTACAGCAACAAGAGATCTCCAAGCAGCTCCGCCGAAATACCGGACCACATCGCTTTATTCCTCCAGAAGACCGCAAGCTACGCTTCCCTTTCAAAAGTAACCCTAAGCACCGCAACTCATGGAGCCCTGGTACTCATATCATAATCACAGATGAGCAGGTCATTGAGCTAAAGGTGCCGAAAGAAGCTgtagaggaagaaggagaaaaccAGGCTGAAGAAGGAGTACAGTCTAGAGAACAGATGGCTGCTTCAGTTATCCACATCACCCCCCCATTGCAAAGCCCATCGGTCCAGCACAGGAGCAAAGACTTGGAGCAAGGTTTAAGCCAGAGTCACAGACATAACTATAGAAACAACCAACATCAGCAGCCCCACGAACGAGGCCGCAGCAACTCTTTTAATCACCGCCAGCGGCCCTCTGGTTCCATGgagtcactgcagcagtctgaaaGCAACAGGAGGCATACGCAGGCCTACTATCAGCCCCGCCACCATCAGAACCAGCCAGCACATCCCCAACCACACCATCAACAACACCCTTGCCACTATAATAGCATGATGTATACAGATGGCAGATTCAGCGGCTATCAGCAGTACCATCACACTGACCACGCCAATCATCCAAGCAACTTTCAGGCACCTCCGCGCATGCGCAGGCAAATGTCTGCTCCGAACCTAAAAGCCAGCAGAGAGACGACAGTCTGA